Proteins encoded within one genomic window of Granulicella pectinivorans:
- a CDS encoding alpha/beta hydrolase → MSALDPHKDQPVLHLGEPLAEARGVVILLHGRGASAEDILGLSREMSHPGLAYLAPQAAGRTWYPTSFLAPQAQNEPWLSSALAKVKAIADEVIAAGIPTEKIVLCGFSQGACLSTEFVARYPARYGGLIALTGGLIGTDAEVAAGSRAAGLAGTPVLMLSGDPDPHVPWTRVETSAAILEGMGAEVVTKRYPGRPHTVSREEVELADGIVAQLIR, encoded by the coding sequence GTGAGTGCTCTCGATCCGCATAAGGACCAACCGGTGCTGCACCTCGGCGAGCCGCTCGCCGAGGCGCGCGGGGTGGTGATTCTGCTGCATGGGCGCGGGGCTTCGGCTGAGGACATTCTGGGGCTGAGCCGGGAGATGTCGCATCCGGGGCTGGCTTACCTGGCCCCGCAGGCGGCCGGCCGGACGTGGTATCCGACTTCGTTTCTGGCCCCACAGGCGCAGAACGAGCCGTGGCTTTCGTCGGCTTTGGCGAAGGTGAAGGCGATTGCGGATGAGGTGATTGCGGCTGGGATTCCTACGGAGAAGATTGTGCTGTGCGGGTTCTCGCAGGGCGCATGTCTCTCGACGGAGTTCGTGGCGCGGTATCCGGCGCGGTATGGCGGGCTGATTGCGCTGACGGGCGGGCTGATCGGGACGGATGCCGAGGTCGCTGCGGGGTCACGAGCGGCGGGTTTGGCGGGGACTCCGGTGCTGATGCTTTCGGGAGACCCGGATCCGCATGTGCCGTGGACGCGGGTGGAGACTTCGGCGGCGATCCTCGAGGGGATGGGGGCCGAGGTGGTGACGAAGCGGTATCCGGGGCGGCCGCATACGGTTTCGCGGGAGGAAGTCGAGTTGGCGGATGGGATTGTGGCGCAACTGATACGGTAG
- a CDS encoding fibronectin type III domain-containing protein, giving the protein MTVEICRDPVLPPPRVKPPRPVPVPCTAVLHLPGHAGASTAEDKLPASLLAGPRLAIAYRIRLLNPSGRSAAPTAPVFAPSGPAEPVVAAFHATQTRPGVVLEWGPTPPEAAVEVTRTLVQPQAAAPKEKKQGDIPVGKKTDPAAPVLLRPATPANGMLDTAPVTGLTYTYTAQRISNVELGGRALQLRSEPTSTISVALRDTFPPAPPRGLESVPGSLNGKATLDLSWEANTESDLAGYRVYRVDLADPFSTPRLLTPEPLTEPAFRDTAVLPHHRYRYRVTALDRSGNESRTSEAIEDIP; this is encoded by the coding sequence GTGACGGTCGAAATCTGCCGCGATCCGGTGCTTCCACCGCCTCGGGTCAAGCCGCCCAGGCCGGTTCCTGTTCCTTGCACGGCCGTACTGCATCTGCCGGGACACGCCGGTGCCTCGACGGCTGAGGACAAGTTGCCCGCCTCGCTGCTGGCGGGGCCCAGGCTGGCGATCGCCTACAGAATTCGTCTGCTGAACCCGTCCGGGCGCTCCGCCGCGCCAACCGCACCGGTCTTCGCGCCGTCGGGTCCGGCGGAACCGGTCGTGGCAGCCTTTCATGCCACGCAGACACGCCCGGGGGTAGTGCTGGAGTGGGGGCCGACCCCTCCCGAGGCTGCCGTGGAGGTCACCAGGACGCTGGTCCAGCCGCAGGCTGCCGCTCCGAAGGAGAAAAAGCAAGGGGACATTCCCGTCGGCAAGAAGACCGACCCGGCGGCACCTGTGTTGTTACGTCCCGCGACGCCGGCCAACGGGATGCTCGATACGGCTCCGGTGACCGGCCTGACGTATACATATACGGCGCAACGCATTTCGAATGTGGAGCTTGGGGGGCGGGCACTGCAACTGCGCAGCGAGCCGACCAGCACGATCTCCGTGGCGCTCCGCGATACGTTCCCGCCGGCACCGCCCCGTGGTTTGGAGTCGGTGCCGGGATCGCTGAACGGCAAGGCCACGCTCGATCTTTCCTGGGAGGCGAACACGGAGTCGGATCTCGCCGGCTATCGCGTCTACCGCGTCGATCTTGCCGATCCTTTCTCCACCCCGCGCCTGCTGACGCCCGAACCGCTCACCGAACCGGCCTTCCGCGACACCGCTGTGCTGCCCCATCATCGTTACCGCTACCGCGTTACGGCGCTGGACCGCAGCGGAAACGAAAGCCGAACCAGCGAGGCCATCGAAGACATCCCATAG
- a CDS encoding penicillin-binding transpeptidase domain-containing protein, translated as MLRRLFCAAVAVLVSTGVAAGQKAVLDEALRGTGASAVLMDVRTGRLLAKTGPEAAALPGSTLKPFILYLGLDARLVQPGTTVECRGNLAVGGRNLACTHPRDVTVFDGRAALAYSCNTYFARLAERMSDFELRMGLVRFGLPSAESDGSPEGRVLTALGVVGSRVTPLQMAQAYRILASRATPVVMGGLEDSVQFGMADNARMPGLVGKTGTVKDPGQSWTHGWFAGVASGKTVVVVYVPRGSGADAAGLGRRVVEGLGR; from the coding sequence ATGCTGAGGCGACTTTTTTGCGCGGCGGTTGCGGTGTTGGTATCGACGGGCGTGGCGGCGGGGCAGAAGGCCGTGCTGGATGAGGCGTTGCGTGGGACCGGAGCGTCGGCGGTGCTGATGGATGTGAGGACGGGCAGGCTTCTGGCGAAGACTGGGCCAGAGGCGGCGGCGCTGCCGGGGTCTACGTTGAAGCCGTTCATTTTGTACCTGGGACTGGACGCCCGGCTGGTGCAGCCGGGAACCACGGTCGAGTGCCGGGGGAATCTGGCGGTGGGTGGGAGGAATCTGGCGTGTACGCATCCGCGGGACGTGACCGTGTTCGACGGGCGTGCGGCGCTGGCTTATTCGTGCAACACGTATTTTGCGCGGCTGGCGGAGCGGATGTCGGATTTCGAGTTGCGTATGGGGCTGGTTCGTTTTGGGCTGCCTTCGGCGGAGAGTGACGGGAGTCCGGAGGGTCGGGTTTTGACGGCGCTGGGGGTGGTGGGGTCGAGGGTGACTCCCTTGCAGATGGCGCAGGCCTACCGGATTCTGGCATCGAGGGCGACTCCCGTGGTGATGGGGGGGCTTGAGGATAGTGTGCAGTTTGGGATGGCGGATAACGCCCGGATGCCGGGGTTGGTGGGGAAGACGGGAACGGTGAAGGATCCGGGGCAGAGCTGGACGCATGGATGGTTTGCGGGGGTGGCGTCGGGGAAGACGGTGGTGGTGGTGTATGTGCCGCGAGGGAGTGGGGCGGATGCGGCTGGGTTGGGTCGGCGGGTGGTGGAGGGTTTGGGGCGATGA
- a CDS encoding transaldolase, translating into MATLLEQLRTMTTVVADSGDINSIVKFKPTDSTTNPSLIAAAATMPAYAQIVDDCLQTARKEAGEGASDETVAALAFKTLAVAFGRKILDIVPGRVSTEVDARLSYDTEKTLEQARDIIAQYDKAGIPRSRVLVKIASTWEGIKAAEILEKEGIHCNLTLLFGLHQAIACAEAKVTLISPFVGRILDWYKKDTGKDYVGADDPGVQSVTTIYHYYKKFDYKTVVMGASFRNIGEIEELAGCDLLTIAPKLLGELDAKEGELTKKLDPAYSKTLAIEKLTIDKAKFEEMHAADKMAHDKLKEGIEGFSKALEDLEKLLADRLKTLPKQ; encoded by the coding sequence ATGGCAACACTCCTTGAACAACTTCGCACCATGACCACCGTGGTCGCCGACTCCGGCGACATCAATTCGATTGTGAAGTTCAAGCCGACGGATTCCACGACCAACCCCTCGCTGATCGCAGCCGCCGCGACCATGCCTGCGTACGCGCAGATCGTCGACGACTGCCTGCAGACCGCTCGCAAGGAAGCGGGCGAGGGCGCGAGCGATGAGACGGTAGCGGCACTGGCGTTCAAGACGCTGGCCGTGGCCTTCGGCCGCAAGATTCTGGACATCGTTCCGGGCCGGGTTTCGACCGAGGTGGATGCGCGCCTTTCGTACGATACCGAGAAGACGCTGGAGCAGGCCAGGGACATCATCGCGCAGTACGACAAGGCGGGGATTCCGCGGTCGCGCGTGCTGGTGAAGATCGCCAGCACCTGGGAGGGCATCAAGGCCGCCGAGATTCTGGAGAAGGAAGGCATTCACTGCAACCTGACGCTTCTGTTCGGTCTGCACCAGGCGATCGCCTGCGCCGAGGCGAAGGTAACGCTGATCTCGCCGTTCGTGGGCCGCATCCTGGATTGGTACAAGAAAGACACGGGCAAGGACTACGTGGGCGCGGACGACCCGGGCGTGCAGTCGGTGACGACGATCTACCACTATTACAAGAAGTTCGACTACAAGACCGTGGTGATGGGCGCGAGCTTCCGCAACATCGGCGAGATCGAGGAGCTGGCGGGTTGCGATCTGTTGACGATCGCTCCGAAGCTGCTGGGCGAGTTGGATGCGAAGGAAGGCGAACTGACGAAGAAGCTGGACCCGGCCTACTCGAAGACCCTTGCGATTGAGAAGCTGACGATCGACAAGGCCAAGTTCGAAGAGATGCACGCGGCGGACAAGATGGCGCACGACAAACTGAAGGAAGGCATCGAGGGCTTCTCGAAGGCTCTCGAAGACCTCGAAAAGCTGCTTGCGGACCGTCTGAAGACCCTCCCCAAACAGTAG
- a CDS encoding ring-cleaving dioxygenase — MPTPIVGLHHVTAIASNPQRNLDFYTQVLGLRFVKRTINFDDPGSFHFYFGDDAGSPGTILTFFPWPGATRGSHGVGETTATAFSVPAGSLEFWEKHLLAHGVPAERTGQRFDEQVLSFADPDGMRLEIVAHADAAPVQPSRFADIPAEHAIRGFFGVTLALADAGRTAQVLTTMGFPQVAVEGNRTRFSAPGAALGNHIDLVVPKNPSYGRMGAGSVHHIAFRTTDDAAQLAWKELLTNEGLAVTPVQDRTYFHSIYFREPGGVLFEIATDPPGFALDEPVESLGEGLKLPPWLEPKRAQVEKNLPVIELKKGGAQ; from the coding sequence ATGCCTACACCGATCGTTGGTCTTCATCACGTCACAGCCATCGCCTCCAACCCGCAGCGCAACCTCGATTTTTATACGCAGGTTCTGGGGCTTCGCTTCGTCAAGCGCACCATCAACTTCGATGACCCGGGAAGCTTCCACTTCTACTTCGGGGACGATGCCGGATCGCCCGGCACCATCCTGACCTTCTTCCCGTGGCCGGGTGCCACGCGTGGATCGCATGGTGTTGGAGAGACCACGGCCACTGCCTTCAGCGTGCCTGCGGGTTCGTTGGAGTTTTGGGAGAAGCACCTTTTGGCGCACGGCGTTCCGGCGGAGCGGACGGGGCAGAGGTTTGACGAGCAGGTGCTTTCGTTCGCCGATCCGGATGGGATGCGGCTGGAGATTGTGGCCCATGCCGATGCGGCACCGGTGCAGCCTTCGCGCTTTGCGGATATTCCGGCGGAGCATGCGATTCGCGGCTTCTTCGGGGTGACGCTGGCGCTGGCGGATGCCGGGCGCACCGCGCAGGTGCTGACGACGATGGGCTTCCCTCAGGTTGCGGTGGAGGGGAACAGGACGAGGTTTTCGGCTCCGGGCGCTGCTCTGGGCAACCATATCGATTTGGTGGTGCCGAAGAATCCGTCGTATGGGCGGATGGGCGCGGGTTCGGTGCATCACATTGCGTTCCGCACGACGGACGATGCGGCGCAGCTTGCGTGGAAAGAGCTGCTGACGAACGAGGGGCTGGCGGTGACGCCGGTGCAGGATCGTACGTACTTCCACTCGATTTACTTCCGTGAGCCGGGTGGCGTGCTGTTCGAGATTGCGACGGATCCTCCGGGTTTTGCACTGGATGAGCCGGTGGAGTCGCTGGGCGAGGGTCTGAAGCTGCCGCCGTGGCTGGAGCCGAAGAGGGCGCAGGTGGAGAAGAATCTGCCGGTGATCGAGCTGAAGAAGGGCGGTGCTCAGTGA
- a CDS encoding SpoIID/LytB domain-containing protein encodes MWLVLLFTAGAWGQDVTARDLTVRMFDTDRVGAVTVTPLSGAVTWKACPGCAFQALGRAVTVKSGAAVGVVVLGDVRVETDTRRKASAAGSWRVDSERDGLRVRVTLPSERYVAAVLSGEAAADEPPASLRALAVVVRSYAMTHPGELTDSTKTQVLRLGAVSGAIADAVRETAGETLWVGGRQVPGYFTQSSGGVTEASSVAWGGVAQVWLRSQADPASERAPSQWHAEIGLEELRQALVREGFAVVGPVREIAVVRRTGSGRVGRIRVGGFEMAGPAFRFAMGRELGWNRLRSDLYTVRVVGQSAVFEGKGYGHGVGLSQAGARVMAGEGRDAGAILRFYFPGAAVRVTAQDAGWQTRDGVGWTLVSTAPDGEMVKKGDEAWRRARGLVRVSEAVHPVVRVFPTVALFRGVTGEPGWTLAATRGERIFMQPAGVRAPGLLLHEMLHVLVEARASDGVPLWFREGLVEALAEPGGSMEVGLVKDVEGKLERPGSLAEAQVAHREAGAMVRRLVKGYGVGVVVGWLTSGVPQGRE; translated from the coding sequence TTGTGGCTCGTTTTGTTGTTTACGGCTGGGGCCTGGGGTCAGGATGTGACGGCTCGGGACCTTACGGTGAGGATGTTCGATACGGATCGGGTGGGGGCGGTCACGGTTACGCCTTTGAGCGGGGCGGTGACGTGGAAGGCTTGTCCGGGGTGTGCGTTTCAGGCGCTGGGAAGAGCCGTTACGGTGAAGTCTGGGGCTGCGGTGGGGGTGGTGGTCCTGGGGGATGTGCGGGTGGAGACGGATACGCGGCGGAAGGCTTCGGCGGCGGGGAGTTGGCGGGTGGACTCGGAGCGGGATGGGTTGCGGGTGAGGGTGACGCTGCCGAGTGAACGGTATGTCGCGGCGGTGCTGAGCGGCGAGGCTGCGGCGGATGAGCCTCCGGCTTCGCTGCGGGCGCTGGCGGTGGTGGTGCGGAGCTATGCGATGACGCATCCGGGTGAGTTGACGGATTCCACGAAGACGCAGGTGCTTCGGCTGGGGGCGGTTTCGGGGGCGATTGCGGATGCGGTGAGGGAGACGGCGGGGGAGACGTTGTGGGTCGGGGGACGGCAGGTTCCGGGGTACTTTACGCAGAGCAGCGGTGGGGTGACGGAGGCTTCCTCGGTGGCGTGGGGTGGGGTTGCGCAGGTGTGGTTGCGGTCGCAGGCGGATCCGGCGAGCGAGAGGGCTCCCTCGCAGTGGCATGCGGAGATTGGATTGGAGGAGCTTCGGCAGGCTTTGGTGCGGGAGGGGTTTGCGGTCGTGGGGCCGGTGCGCGAGATCGCGGTGGTGCGGAGGACGGGGTCGGGGAGGGTGGGCCGGATTCGGGTGGGCGGGTTTGAGATGGCGGGGCCGGCGTTTCGGTTTGCGATGGGGCGGGAGCTAGGGTGGAACCGGCTGCGGAGCGATTTGTATACGGTGCGGGTGGTGGGGCAGTCGGCTGTGTTCGAGGGGAAAGGGTATGGGCATGGGGTTGGGTTGAGCCAGGCGGGGGCCCGGGTGATGGCAGGGGAGGGGAGGGATGCGGGGGCGATTCTGCGGTTCTATTTTCCGGGGGCGGCGGTGCGGGTGACTGCGCAGGATGCGGGGTGGCAGACGCGGGATGGAGTGGGGTGGACGCTCGTTTCGACGGCTCCGGATGGGGAGATGGTGAAGAAGGGGGATGAGGCCTGGCGGAGGGCAAGGGGGCTTGTGCGGGTGTCGGAGGCGGTGCATCCGGTGGTGAGGGTGTTTCCGACCGTGGCGCTGTTTCGGGGGGTGACGGGTGAGCCGGGTTGGACGTTGGCGGCTACGCGGGGGGAACGGATCTTTATGCAGCCGGCGGGGGTGCGTGCGCCGGGGCTTTTGCTGCATGAGATGCTGCATGTTCTGGTGGAGGCGCGGGCTTCCGATGGGGTGCCGCTTTGGTTTCGGGAGGGGCTGGTGGAGGCTTTGGCGGAGCCTGGTGGGTCTATGGAGGTGGGGCTCGTCAAGGATGTCGAAGGGAAGCTGGAGCGGCCCGGATCGCTGGCGGAGGCGCAGGTCGCGCATCGGGAAGCGGGGGCGATGGTTCGGCGGTTGGTGAAGGGGTATGGGGTTGGGGTGGTGGTGGGGTGGTTGACGAGTGGAGTGCCTCAAGGCAGGGAGTAG
- a CDS encoding cation diffusion facilitator family transporter — translation MHMSASTGKNDRRLRFVLKLSMALTTAYIAGTFLFGLRAHSLALISEAGHNVSDLLAILLSFLAVFLQSRPANDRKTFGYQRAGVLAAFVNALTLIVLSGWIAIAAIGRLHSPVPVQPNVMMIVATFGVLMNGAVAALLWRFSRDVNIRSVFLHMLGDTLSTAAVIAGGAGILFTGLTWIDPVLSLIIAGLILWSSAGIVRETFNILLEGTPKGLQVPEIRAAIQKIPGVLGVHDLHVWSLTTDSHALASHITIGDRPLAESRAILKEVNHALEHRFQIHHTTIQFEATDCSKAEGCCNPPRPVEEHACSHDHAH, via the coding sequence ATGCATATGTCGGCCAGTACGGGGAAAAACGACCGCAGGCTACGCTTTGTGCTGAAGCTCTCCATGGCGCTCACCACCGCCTACATCGCCGGAACGTTCCTCTTCGGCCTCCGCGCCCACTCCCTCGCGCTCATCTCCGAAGCCGGCCACAACGTCTCCGACCTCCTCGCCATCCTGCTCTCGTTCCTCGCCGTCTTCCTCCAGTCACGCCCCGCCAACGATCGCAAGACCTTCGGCTACCAGCGCGCCGGCGTCCTCGCCGCCTTCGTCAACGCCCTCACCCTCATCGTCCTCTCCGGCTGGATCGCCATCGCCGCCATCGGACGCCTGCACTCTCCCGTCCCCGTCCAGCCCAACGTCATGATGATCGTTGCCACCTTCGGCGTCCTCATGAACGGAGCCGTCGCCGCTCTCCTCTGGCGCTTCTCCCGCGACGTCAACATCCGTTCCGTCTTCCTCCACATGCTCGGCGACACCCTCTCCACCGCCGCCGTCATCGCCGGAGGCGCTGGCATCCTCTTCACCGGCCTCACCTGGATCGACCCCGTCCTCTCCCTCATCATCGCCGGCCTCATCCTCTGGTCCAGCGCCGGCATCGTCCGCGAGACCTTCAACATCCTCCTCGAGGGCACCCCCAAGGGCCTCCAGGTCCCCGAGATCCGCGCCGCGATCCAGAAGATCCCCGGCGTCCTCGGTGTCCACGACCTCCACGTCTGGAGCCTCACCACCGACTCCCACGCTCTCGCCAGCCACATCACCATCGGCGACCGCCCCCTCGCCGAGTCCCGCGCGATCCTCAAGGAAGTCAACCACGCCCTGGAGCATCGCTTCCAGATCCACCACACCACCATCCAGTTCGAAGCCACCGACTGCTCCAAGGCCGAGGGCTGCTGCAACCCGCCCCGCCCCGTCGAAGAGCACGCCTGCTCCCACGACCACGCGCACTAA